Proteins from a genomic interval of Rhodococcoides fascians A25f:
- a CDS encoding D-isomer specific 2-hydroxyacid dehydrogenase family protein, with translation MTAPRIYLGPQDNVAVAEAVTSSGGILGPLETADAVVWTAGPDNFPSNLPDSVRWVQLSSAGVEAWIDSGIVDDRRVWTSAAGAYARTVASHTIMLLLAGVRGLPAQLAASSWRKDEFDPLVGTLDGATVAIVGCGGIGRALIPFLHAAGADVLAVTRSGVPVAGAVDTLPAERTGEVWTRADHVVIAAPATSATAHLVDAAALDQLGPKSWIVNVARGSLIDTEAATKALQNNRIGGLALDVTDPEPLPDGHPLWSLPNAIITPHIANPASGLSSALAKHIGRNVEKFTAGEELAARIDLSRGY, from the coding sequence ATGACAGCTCCCCGCATATACCTCGGGCCACAGGACAATGTCGCTGTAGCCGAGGCGGTTACCTCCTCCGGAGGCATCCTCGGTCCCCTCGAGACCGCAGACGCCGTGGTCTGGACGGCCGGACCCGACAACTTTCCCTCGAACCTTCCCGATTCGGTTCGCTGGGTGCAACTCTCGTCGGCTGGGGTCGAGGCCTGGATCGACAGCGGAATAGTGGACGACCGTCGGGTATGGACCTCGGCCGCAGGTGCCTACGCGCGTACGGTGGCCTCGCACACGATAATGCTGCTGTTGGCCGGAGTTCGAGGCCTGCCTGCTCAGCTCGCCGCAAGCTCCTGGCGTAAGGATGAATTCGATCCGCTCGTCGGCACTCTGGACGGTGCAACGGTCGCGATCGTCGGCTGCGGCGGCATCGGCCGTGCCCTCATCCCGTTCCTGCACGCGGCAGGTGCGGATGTTCTTGCGGTGACACGGTCCGGAGTCCCTGTAGCCGGTGCGGTCGACACGCTGCCGGCCGAGCGAACCGGCGAGGTGTGGACTCGCGCAGACCATGTCGTCATCGCAGCTCCGGCCACCAGTGCCACCGCCCACCTCGTCGATGCCGCCGCGCTCGACCAGCTCGGACCGAAGTCATGGATCGTCAACGTCGCCCGCGGGTCACTGATAGATACCGAAGCAGCGACAAAAGCACTGCAGAACAACAGGATAGGTGGTCTCGCCCTGGACGTCACCGATCCTGAACCACTCCCCGACGGACACCCACTGTGGTCCCTGCCGAACGCCATCATCACCCCGCATATCGCCAACCCGGCGTCGGGACTGTCGTCGGCGCTGGCGAAGCACATCGGGCGAAACGTCGAGAAGTTCACAGCCGGTGAAGAATTGGCTGCCCGGATCGATCTCTCTCGCGGCTACTGA
- a CDS encoding alpha/beta fold hydrolase, with translation MRDSERLRWQEIKWDSHTRDISVDGSRVHLVDLNPTADEAVIFLHGISASWRWFIEILPEVARSRRAIGIDLPGFGGSQFSLGHSSFAALADSVVATCGVLGVERATVVGHSMGSIVATRLAADHPGLIERLVVTGGPILSLTGLTRRPISTIRDQPRAVATLLAELVTIGLPMPNWLAHRAARSPLLLKAALGPFVNRTDRLDPELMDQVMSALGAPGSFPALLSTASADPSAGLDRITCPTRIIRGPGDPLSPPADVQRFLDAVPAATAVEIEGTGHWPHIEKPVEFLTELTAFLDIPAQEP, from the coding sequence GTGAGAGATTCCGAAAGACTTCGCTGGCAGGAGATCAAGTGGGACAGCCACACTCGTGACATCAGCGTGGACGGGTCGCGAGTACACCTGGTCGATCTGAATCCGACCGCGGACGAGGCGGTGATCTTTCTACACGGCATATCGGCCAGCTGGCGCTGGTTCATCGAAATCCTGCCCGAGGTCGCGCGGTCGCGTCGCGCAATCGGCATCGACCTACCCGGGTTCGGCGGCTCACAATTCTCGCTGGGGCACAGCAGCTTCGCCGCCCTCGCCGATTCCGTCGTCGCAACGTGCGGCGTCCTCGGTGTCGAACGGGCCACCGTCGTCGGGCACTCCATGGGTTCGATCGTGGCCACGCGACTTGCGGCGGATCACCCCGGGCTGATCGAGCGGCTCGTCGTCACCGGCGGACCGATCCTGTCGCTCACCGGCCTCACACGACGTCCGATCAGCACCATCCGGGATCAACCACGCGCGGTGGCGACCCTGTTGGCAGAGTTGGTCACGATCGGCCTCCCCATGCCGAACTGGTTGGCGCACAGGGCCGCACGATCACCCCTGCTCCTCAAAGCCGCCCTCGGACCGTTCGTGAACCGGACCGACCGACTCGACCCCGAGCTCATGGACCAGGTGATGTCTGCATTGGGCGCACCGGGATCGTTCCCGGCGCTGCTGTCCACCGCATCCGCCGACCCAAGTGCCGGGCTGGACCGCATCACCTGCCCGACGCGGATCATTCGCGGACCGGGCGATCCCCTGTCACCACCCGCCGACGTTCAGCGGTTCCTCGACGCCGTTCCCGCCGCGACCGCCGTCGAGATCGAGGGCACCGGACATTGGCCACACATCGAGAAGCCGGTCGAGTTCCTGACCGAACTGACTGCCTTCCTGGACATTCCGGCACAGGAGCCCTGA
- the nac gene encoding nitrogen assimilation transcriptional regulator NAC encodes MDTRRLFSFVRIVDAGSITRAADILHIAQPALSQQMTALESHFGQQLLIRSKQGVEPTDAGRALYRHAQVILRQVESAQAEVSVVGRELAGGVSVGLAPYSTVTAIALPLLTAVRARYPSILLHINENFGGVLSEAMMTGRMDMALLYDAGPIKGVTFERLLTEELMVVAPSGTGLPGETGSAVSLFELADVPLLLPGRMHTIRKMVELAFETTLTQPKIVGEVESVTLMAQAVRSGLGATILPLSVARRMMNVQGLELRRIEPSIQVQVSLGTPANQPLSKPAEAVREVLRTVLADYVTVHSKPAD; translated from the coding sequence ATGGATACCCGACGTCTGTTCTCGTTCGTTCGTATCGTCGACGCCGGCAGCATCACCCGCGCCGCGGACATTCTGCATATTGCCCAACCGGCATTGAGTCAGCAGATGACCGCGCTCGAATCGCATTTCGGGCAGCAGCTTCTGATCCGAAGCAAGCAAGGCGTCGAGCCGACCGATGCCGGCCGCGCGCTCTATCGTCACGCGCAGGTGATTCTGCGTCAGGTCGAGAGCGCTCAAGCCGAAGTCAGCGTCGTGGGAAGGGAATTGGCAGGCGGGGTGTCCGTGGGGCTCGCGCCGTACAGCACGGTCACGGCCATAGCGCTGCCACTGTTGACTGCAGTGCGGGCACGTTATCCGAGCATCTTGTTGCATATCAACGAGAACTTCGGTGGTGTACTCAGCGAGGCGATGATGACCGGACGGATGGACATGGCGTTGCTCTACGACGCTGGTCCCATCAAAGGAGTCACATTCGAACGGTTGCTGACCGAAGAGCTGATGGTCGTGGCACCGTCGGGCACGGGTTTGCCGGGGGAGACAGGAAGTGCCGTTTCTCTGTTCGAACTCGCCGACGTGCCACTTCTGCTTCCCGGACGCATGCACACCATCCGCAAGATGGTCGAGTTGGCATTCGAGACCACGCTGACGCAGCCGAAGATCGTCGGCGAAGTCGAATCGGTGACCCTGATGGCGCAAGCGGTCCGAAGCGGCTTGGGCGCAACGATTCTGCCGTTGTCGGTCGCCCGCCGAATGATGAACGTCCAAGGTCTGGAGCTTCGTCGTATCGAACCGTCCATCCAGGTTCAGGTATCGCTCGGCACGCCGGCGAACCAACCGCTGTCGAAACCGGCAGAGGCTGTCCGTGAAGTACTACGAACAGTCCTCGCCGATTACGTCACTGTGCACTCCAAACCTGCTGACTGA
- a CDS encoding lysophospholipid acyltransferase family protein, with amino-acid sequence MHKVPRAIRAMGINAVRLYNRLEVSVAQPVPDEPVLFVCNHGFGGVIDLNVFAFSAAYDDLKLSREVVALTHQIAWTLRAGKLLEPFGARPAARENALDAFEEGHNVLVFPGGDLDALKSWRHRNEIVFAGRSGYARLAMEAGVPIVPVVTAGAGESLLVLSSGRRIAKALRLDKTAFRVKTLPLSVSIPWGVNVGVVGLLPYLPLPTKLQTSVLAPMRPEPDESAEDFAHRVHSVMQAELDELTKDRTPVIG; translated from the coding sequence ATGCACAAAGTACCTCGGGCGATTCGGGCCATGGGAATCAATGCGGTCCGTCTGTACAACCGCCTCGAAGTGTCGGTCGCACAACCGGTTCCCGACGAGCCCGTGTTGTTCGTGTGCAATCACGGGTTCGGCGGAGTGATCGATCTGAACGTGTTCGCGTTCTCGGCGGCCTACGACGATCTGAAGCTGTCCAGGGAAGTGGTCGCGTTGACGCACCAGATCGCGTGGACACTGCGTGCAGGAAAGTTGCTCGAGCCCTTCGGCGCGCGGCCGGCCGCTCGAGAGAATGCTCTTGACGCATTCGAGGAGGGGCACAATGTACTGGTCTTTCCGGGCGGTGACCTCGATGCGCTGAAGTCGTGGCGGCACCGAAACGAAATCGTCTTCGCCGGACGCAGTGGTTACGCGCGTCTCGCAATGGAAGCCGGGGTGCCGATAGTTCCGGTCGTGACCGCGGGCGCGGGTGAGTCACTCCTCGTCCTCAGCAGTGGACGTCGTATCGCCAAGGCGCTCCGATTGGACAAGACGGCATTTCGGGTCAAGACGCTACCGCTGTCGGTATCCATTCCCTGGGGCGTGAATGTGGGGGTGGTCGGGTTGCTTCCGTATCTACCGCTACCGACGAAGCTTCAGACGTCGGTGCTCGCCCCGATGCGTCCCGAACCCGACGAGTCCGCAGAGGACTTCGCTCACAGAGTTCACTCTGTGATGCAAGCGGAACTCGACGAACTGACGAAGGACCGCACGCCGGTGATCGGCTAG
- a CDS encoding LamB/YcsF family protein, protein MAISIDLVADLGESFGAWTMGDDEALLDVLTSANIACGFHAGDPRTMDTTVRRCVERGIGIGAHPSFPDLAGFGRRAMDLTPDEVRTDMLYQIGALQAFASAHGTTVMHVAPHGRLGNLVATRRDYAIAVVDAVASLDPTLVVLAQDGHLADEAKARGIAVGIVGIADRAYRPDGTLVPRSETGAVIDDLDELVRRTVRMVTVGIIDAVDGTPIPISADTVLLHGDSPSAVDAALAIRAGLLAAGVEIAPLSRVLDSRRTA, encoded by the coding sequence ATGGCCATCAGTATCGATCTCGTCGCAGATCTGGGCGAAAGCTTCGGCGCGTGGACGATGGGCGACGACGAGGCGCTACTCGATGTGCTGACCTCTGCCAATATCGCGTGCGGATTCCACGCAGGCGATCCCCGCACGATGGACACCACTGTCCGTCGCTGTGTCGAGCGCGGCATCGGAATCGGTGCCCATCCCAGCTTCCCCGATCTCGCCGGGTTCGGCCGCAGAGCAATGGACCTCACGCCCGACGAGGTTCGCACCGACATGCTGTATCAGATCGGCGCTCTCCAAGCCTTCGCCTCGGCACACGGAACCACCGTCATGCACGTTGCTCCTCATGGACGACTCGGCAACCTGGTCGCTACTCGCCGTGACTACGCGATCGCGGTCGTCGACGCCGTGGCCTCGCTCGATCCCACGTTGGTCGTGCTGGCCCAGGACGGTCACCTAGCCGACGAGGCGAAAGCGAGGGGGATCGCGGTGGGCATCGTCGGCATAGCCGATCGTGCGTATCGGCCCGACGGCACACTCGTACCTCGCAGCGAGACCGGCGCAGTCATCGACGATCTCGACGAACTCGTCCGGCGGACAGTCAGAATGGTGACCGTCGGCATCATCGACGCGGTCGACGGTACCCCGATTCCGATCTCGGCAGACACAGTGTTGTTGCACGGTGACAGCCCGAGCGCAGTGGATGCTGCACTGGCGATCCGTGCCGGTCTACTCGCGGCGGGTGTCGAGATCGCCCCGCTCAGCCGGGTACTCGACTCGAGGCGGACGGCGTGA
- a CDS encoding NmrA family NAD(P)-binding protein, giving the protein MILVTGAGGSVGHAVVRDLHGRGEKVRAFVKDEKQAKGARADGATDVVIGDIRSAADVLAATVGVRRLFHVHPTSLVHEVSIAEDIVAACRANGVEHIVYHSVIHPEIAEMFHHQEKGRVEEVFRRSGIAYTNLRASHFMQNYLDFWEFMQGGVLPYPSSPNSVMGVVDSDDVSEVAANILTAPERHVGQTYDLSSQELDRHEMARIWSDVLGHPVSAVRLPPASLQNPLRGAGALVTVVAKSLLSTKIHAPQHVIRGLAQSSNARGIRNWSQDSRDCYERMMNYYDKNGLPAGDMTELPKLLGRPATTYREFAVREAARRGVRHR; this is encoded by the coding sequence ATGATTCTGGTCACCGGTGCCGGCGGCAGCGTCGGACACGCAGTAGTCCGCGATCTGCACGGACGCGGAGAAAAGGTCCGAGCGTTCGTCAAGGACGAGAAGCAGGCCAAGGGCGCACGTGCGGACGGAGCGACCGATGTGGTGATCGGTGACATTCGATCTGCGGCGGACGTACTCGCAGCGACCGTCGGTGTTCGACGCCTCTTCCACGTTCATCCGACGTCGCTCGTGCACGAGGTATCGATCGCCGAGGACATCGTCGCAGCATGTCGCGCGAACGGCGTCGAGCACATCGTGTATCACTCGGTGATTCATCCCGAGATCGCCGAGATGTTTCACCATCAGGAGAAAGGCCGCGTCGAAGAGGTGTTTCGTCGGTCGGGTATCGCCTACACGAACTTGCGGGCGTCGCACTTCATGCAGAACTACCTGGATTTCTGGGAGTTCATGCAAGGTGGAGTTCTGCCGTACCCGTCGTCGCCGAATTCGGTGATGGGGGTCGTCGACAGCGACGATGTCAGCGAGGTCGCGGCGAACATCCTGACCGCACCGGAGCGGCACGTCGGCCAGACGTACGACCTGTCGTCGCAGGAGCTCGACCGACACGAGATGGCACGGATCTGGTCCGACGTTCTCGGCCATCCCGTATCCGCGGTGAGGCTCCCACCGGCGTCTCTGCAGAACCCGTTGCGGGGAGCCGGTGCGCTGGTCACCGTTGTCGCCAAGTCGTTGCTGTCGACCAAGATCCATGCGCCGCAGCATGTGATTCGTGGACTTGCGCAGTCCTCGAATGCCAGAGGGATCCGCAACTGGTCGCAGGATTCGAGGGACTGCTACGAGCGCATGATGAACTACTACGACAAGAACGGCCTCCCTGCGGGAGATATGACGGAGTTGCCGAAGCTTCTCGGACGGCCTGCCACCACCTACCGTGAGTTCGCGGTCCGTGAAGCAGCACGCCGGGGCGTCCGACACCGCTAG
- a CDS encoding SDR family oxidoreductase — protein MTGHNVFDVNGKIALVTGSSRGIGLALSAGLAEAGAVVVLNGRDAESLEATRAQLAERTGAAVHAYAFDVIDSAAVAQAARTIETEVGPVEIVVNNTGVQHRAPLLQFADDDFRRVLETNLSSAFYVGREFARAMVARGHGKIVNICSVQSELGRPGITPYAASKGGLKMLTRGMCADLAPYGLQVNALAPGYFDTELTKALVDDTEFTAWLAKRTPAGRWGRTEELVGSLLFLASSASDFVNGQILYVDGGMTAVV, from the coding sequence GTGACCGGCCACAACGTGTTCGACGTCAACGGCAAGATCGCTCTCGTCACCGGCTCGAGCCGTGGGATCGGTCTCGCACTGTCCGCGGGGCTCGCCGAGGCGGGCGCGGTAGTCGTCCTCAACGGACGAGACGCCGAATCCCTCGAGGCCACCCGCGCCCAACTCGCTGAGCGCACCGGTGCAGCCGTGCACGCATACGCATTCGACGTCATCGACTCGGCTGCAGTTGCTCAGGCCGCCCGGACCATCGAGACCGAGGTGGGGCCCGTCGAGATCGTCGTCAACAACACCGGAGTGCAACATCGTGCGCCGTTGCTCCAGTTCGCCGACGACGACTTCCGGAGAGTCCTGGAGACCAATCTCAGCAGCGCCTTCTACGTCGGGCGCGAGTTCGCGCGCGCCATGGTTGCTCGCGGGCACGGCAAGATCGTCAACATCTGCTCGGTCCAGAGCGAGCTGGGCCGCCCCGGAATCACACCCTACGCAGCGAGCAAGGGCGGCCTGAAGATGCTGACCCGCGGCATGTGCGCCGATCTTGCGCCCTACGGTCTTCAGGTCAACGCGCTCGCACCCGGTTACTTCGACACCGAACTCACCAAAGCTCTCGTCGACGACACCGAGTTCACTGCATGGCTGGCGAAGCGGACGCCCGCAGGGCGGTGGGGTCGAACCGAAGAACTGGTGGGCTCGTTGCTGTTCCTCGCCTCCAGCGCATCCGACTTCGTCAACGGACAAATTCTGTACGTCGACGGCGGCATGACCGCCGTCGTCTGA
- a CDS encoding biotin-dependent carboxyltransferase family protein: protein MNCERLSRLGTITVLTPGLSVLQDLGRHRGSRIGQMTGGALDQYSARAANTLVASDPDAPLIELTALDFAAATDTHMLVAVTGAPADIRVDGTAVPQWEPLVLPAGSTLTVTNIRRGLRSYIAVHGSVHADRLQNSCAPDTVLGFGRPLSGGDRIEIDVDGTPIRHPHFDIPLFRLGAMQPEFGDTWTIPVTDGPDIEDFGDTADRLFTTEFTIGNASNHIGLRLAPCIDRPLPQRVTASEMLSRGVPIGAVEVPVGNELLVLHRGRGVTAGYPVLAVVTTLGLDRLGQARPGNKVIFTRVGIAGAVEAHRARQRSLDQLRCRVRTVFEALSIPDHISHSQDPCTALTLESA from the coding sequence ATGAACTGTGAACGCCTCTCCCGACTTGGGACGATCACCGTCCTCACACCGGGCCTGTCGGTCCTTCAAGATCTGGGTCGGCACCGCGGCAGCCGTATCGGACAGATGACCGGCGGCGCACTCGATCAATACAGCGCGCGAGCCGCCAACACCCTCGTCGCAAGCGATCCCGACGCACCGCTGATCGAACTGACGGCACTCGACTTCGCGGCCGCCACCGATACCCACATGCTCGTCGCCGTCACCGGTGCACCGGCAGACATCCGCGTCGACGGTACGGCAGTACCGCAGTGGGAACCTCTGGTGTTGCCGGCAGGCAGCACGCTCACTGTGACAAACATTCGCCGTGGGCTCCGCAGCTACATCGCGGTGCACGGCTCGGTTCACGCCGACCGACTACAGAACAGCTGCGCGCCCGATACCGTTCTCGGATTCGGACGTCCCCTCTCCGGTGGCGACCGCATCGAGATCGATGTGGACGGCACGCCGATCCGTCACCCGCACTTCGACATTCCGTTGTTCCGGCTGGGTGCGATGCAACCGGAGTTCGGCGATACCTGGACGATCCCGGTCACCGACGGGCCCGACATCGAGGACTTCGGCGACACCGCCGACCGATTGTTCACCACCGAGTTCACGATCGGCAACGCCAGCAATCACATCGGTCTTCGTCTCGCACCCTGCATCGATCGTCCTCTCCCGCAACGCGTCACGGCGTCGGAAATGCTCTCCCGCGGCGTACCCATCGGGGCCGTCGAAGTACCCGTCGGTAACGAACTCCTCGTCCTCCACCGGGGGCGCGGAGTGACCGCCGGATACCCGGTCCTCGCCGTGGTCACCACGCTCGGCCTCGACCGGCTCGGCCAGGCCCGCCCTGGCAACAAGGTCATCTTCACCCGGGTGGGCATCGCCGGTGCAGTCGAAGCCCACCGAGCCCGGCAGCGCAGTCTCGATCAACTTCGCTGCCGAGTTCGCACCGTGTTCGAGGCTCTGTCGATCCCCGATCACATCAGTCATTCCCAAGACCCGTGCACTGCCCTCACACTGGAGTCAGCATGA
- a CDS encoding TetR/AcrR family transcriptional regulator, with the protein MTEGNRVERRKARTRAALVRAAQGLLASGNTNAPVLEITQAADVSNGSFYNYFESKEELWQAAIDSALESAGDYLDSLTVDLDDAVEKFTQSFRLSGRLFRLEPELSRVLLNSEAAAFAAAGGLAPRSRRDIESAAAQGRFDVDDADVALAIVAGSLLSMGRLLLAQPERDEAATVDGTTQRVLRALGISADEAEILCSRELPTSYSGGVHAAIDPSGQPIT; encoded by the coding sequence GTGACCGAAGGCAACCGCGTCGAGCGCCGCAAGGCACGCACCAGAGCCGCGCTGGTCCGCGCAGCTCAAGGGCTTCTCGCCAGCGGAAACACCAACGCACCGGTCCTCGAGATCACGCAGGCAGCCGACGTCAGCAACGGATCGTTCTACAACTACTTCGAGAGCAAGGAAGAGCTGTGGCAAGCGGCCATCGACTCCGCCCTCGAATCCGCAGGCGACTACCTCGACTCGCTCACCGTCGACCTGGACGACGCAGTCGAAAAGTTCACCCAGTCCTTTCGATTGTCCGGACGGCTGTTCCGCCTCGAACCGGAACTGAGTCGTGTCCTGCTCAACTCCGAGGCCGCGGCATTCGCCGCGGCCGGGGGCCTTGCCCCGCGTTCGCGTCGTGATATCGAATCAGCCGCCGCACAAGGACGATTCGATGTGGACGACGCGGATGTCGCACTCGCCATCGTGGCCGGTTCTCTGCTGTCGATGGGTCGACTGCTGCTCGCCCAACCCGAACGCGACGAAGCAGCGACCGTGGACGGCACGACACAGCGCGTTCTACGGGCACTCGGAATCTCTGCAGACGAAGCCGAAATCCTCTGCAGCCGAGAACTTCCGACGTCGTACAGCGGCGGAGTTCACGCAGCGATCGACCCCTCGGGCCAGCCGATCACATAG
- a CDS encoding 5-oxoprolinase subunit B family protein, with translation MTAPAIADCGDSALRITSAAATPDERWREVHRIAAAVDAAGITGVLGTIATYDAVLIEFDCATVSHHDIRAAVSELDTRTFGAARLPRRFEIPVVYGGEHGPDLAVVATLLDVSEDDVIARHCARPLTMRCYGSPGGAPMLDGPDFGLPIPRRASPRSSVPAGAVAVAGHQAVVSARPAPGGWQVLGRTPVTLVDIASDPISAYAPGDTFQFVPISAAEWGDHHEL, from the coding sequence GTGACCGCCCCAGCCATCGCCGACTGCGGCGACTCCGCATTGCGCATCACCTCGGCCGCCGCCACACCGGACGAGCGGTGGCGCGAGGTTCATCGCATCGCTGCCGCGGTGGATGCCGCAGGTATCACAGGAGTTCTGGGCACCATCGCCACCTATGACGCGGTGCTCATCGAATTCGACTGCGCAACAGTGTCTCACCACGATATTCGTGCAGCGGTATCCGAACTCGACACCAGGACGTTCGGTGCGGCGAGGTTGCCGCGCCGATTCGAGATTCCCGTCGTGTACGGCGGGGAACACGGACCCGATCTGGCCGTCGTCGCAACACTGCTCGACGTGAGCGAAGACGACGTGATCGCACGTCACTGCGCCCGCCCACTCACCATGCGCTGCTACGGGTCCCCGGGCGGCGCACCGATGCTCGACGGGCCCGACTTCGGACTGCCCATTCCGCGCCGAGCCAGCCCGCGCTCCAGCGTCCCGGCAGGAGCCGTCGCCGTAGCCGGGCACCAGGCCGTGGTGTCCGCGCGACCGGCACCGGGCGGATGGCAGGTCCTCGGCAGGACGCCGGTGACGTTGGTGGACATCGCATCCGATCCGATCTCTGCCTACGCACCCGGCGACACATTCCAGTTCGTTCCGATCTCCGCCGCCGAGTGGGGCGATCACCATGAACTGTGA
- a CDS encoding MFS transporter: MTNSVVPDNTDTAPAPPDPQKIRKVVAAGCVGIFVELYDNGIFAFMATALAIVFFDVSKSSDALMLVFAGYAISFFVRPLGAVVCGILGDRIGRQKMLVFVILLISVATAGIGLLPTYEAIGIAAPALLIFLRILQGFSVGGEAAGAMTFLAEHAPANKRGQITSYAQIASFLALLTGTMVAFAMSPWLNEAAINGGGIASWAWRVPFLVAIPMGVIGWYIRKAISDTPNFEKLKAEGGLSRNPLKEAFSSPEHRRAMILALFIPLMNGSGYYVLFSYMPTFLKGDKIGFPTSTALLVTAVSLVAICIAIPFMGALSDRIGRKKVIAGAAAAMAVAGIPCYALIATGSLPLAILGACIMAVIFAGHTAVIHILIVELFPTRVRYSAYGLGYNISSALFGGTAPLLMTWLIPHFGIYVPAFYAVITALGTLIAVSTITDRAHQPLRDTL, translated from the coding sequence ATGACCAACTCAGTAGTCCCGGACAACACCGACACCGCACCCGCACCTCCGGACCCCCAGAAGATCCGAAAGGTCGTTGCCGCCGGTTGCGTCGGCATATTCGTCGAGCTCTACGACAACGGCATCTTCGCCTTCATGGCGACTGCGCTCGCAATCGTCTTCTTCGACGTATCCAAATCCTCCGACGCACTCATGCTGGTCTTTGCCGGCTACGCGATCTCGTTCTTCGTCCGCCCCCTCGGTGCCGTCGTCTGCGGCATCCTGGGAGACCGCATCGGCAGGCAGAAGATGCTGGTGTTCGTCATCCTGCTCATCTCGGTCGCCACCGCGGGCATCGGGCTGCTCCCCACCTACGAGGCCATCGGCATCGCAGCCCCGGCACTGCTGATCTTCCTGCGCATCCTGCAAGGCTTTTCGGTCGGTGGAGAGGCCGCGGGTGCGATGACATTCCTGGCCGAGCATGCCCCGGCGAACAAGCGCGGCCAGATCACCAGCTATGCCCAGATCGCGTCGTTCCTGGCACTTCTCACCGGCACCATGGTTGCGTTCGCGATGTCGCCGTGGCTCAACGAAGCGGCCATCAACGGCGGTGGGATCGCAAGCTGGGCGTGGCGTGTTCCGTTCCTGGTCGCAATCCCGATGGGTGTCATCGGTTGGTACATCCGCAAGGCAATCAGCGACACACCGAACTTCGAGAAGCTCAAGGCCGAAGGCGGACTGTCTCGGAACCCGCTCAAGGAAGCGTTCTCGTCACCCGAACACCGCCGCGCCATGATCCTCGCTCTGTTCATTCCTCTGATGAACGGTTCGGGCTACTACGTCCTGTTCTCGTACATGCCGACCTTCCTCAAGGGTGACAAGATCGGATTCCCGACCAGCACGGCCCTCCTGGTGACCGCAGTGTCACTGGTCGCGATCTGCATCGCGATTCCCTTCATGGGCGCACTGTCCGACCGAATCGGCAGGAAGAAGGTCATCGCCGGTGCTGCCGCGGCCATGGCAGTAGCGGGCATCCCGTGCTACGCCTTGATCGCGACAGGAAGCCTGCCGCTGGCCATCCTCGGAGCCTGCATCATGGCGGTCATCTTCGCCGGCCACACGGCCGTCATCCACATCCTGATCGTCGAACTCTTTCCCACCCGAGTTCGCTACTCCGCATACGGCCTCGGCTACAACATCTCGTCGGCGCTCTTCGGCGGCACTGCTCCGTTGCTGATGACCTGGCTGATTCCGCACTTCGGGATCTACGTTCCTGCGTTCTACGCGGTGATCACCGCCCTCGGCACCCTCATCGCCGTCAGCACCATCACCGACCGCGCCCACCAGCCACTGCGCGACACTCTCTGA
- a CDS encoding gluconokinase, whose translation MGVSGCGKSTVSQLLSSEVGAIFSDADDHHPAANIDKMTRGLALDDADRAPWLDMLREWVAQQDRLGSRTVLACSALRRSYRDQLRSAVPTLVFVHLCGTRETISARLRDRAGHFMPSQLLDSQLSSLEPLGADEAGVTIDLSPPPTELVRRIVDALALPRKVSP comes from the coding sequence ATGGGCGTGTCAGGGTGCGGTAAGTCGACTGTCTCACAACTACTTTCGAGCGAAGTCGGGGCAATTTTCTCCGATGCCGACGATCATCACCCCGCTGCCAACATCGACAAGATGACACGTGGGTTGGCGCTCGACGATGCTGATCGCGCACCGTGGCTCGACATGCTGCGCGAGTGGGTCGCGCAGCAGGATCGGCTCGGCAGTCGCACGGTACTGGCCTGCTCGGCCCTCAGACGTAGCTACCGTGATCAGCTCCGATCCGCGGTCCCCACACTGGTCTTCGTTCACCTCTGCGGCACCCGCGAGACGATTTCGGCCAGGCTTCGCGATCGCGCCGGTCACTTCATGCCGTCCCAACTTCTCGATTCTCAGCTGTCGAGCCTGGAACCCCTCGGTGCCGACGAAGCAGGCGTGACGATCGATCTGAGTCCCCCTCCGACCGAGCTCGTTCGCCGAATCGTCGATGCGCTCGCACTCCCACGAAAGGTATCCCCGTGA